The following proteins are co-located in the Candidatus Methanogranum gryphiswaldense genome:
- a CDS encoding class I SAM-dependent methyltransferase, with amino-acid sequence MSDPIFKREEQRQSWDRFYCENDRPWRGIGKLSGLVVEKGDKALDIGCGNGKTVAALLQEGAFVTGLDFSENAVEYCKKMFLENADFVVSDCSYLPFDDDTFDIVTLVHVLEHLDDEQLSSTVSEACRVLVSGGKILVRSFAVGDMRAEGSNSNIRGNGIVYRYFTLKEIENIFNGMNVIKADTINERMRFGGTRVRVECIFEKADDSQDFCKES; translated from the coding sequence ATGTCCGATCCAATTTTTAAACGAGAGGAGCAGAGGCAGTCATGGGACCGTTTTTACTGCGAAAACGATCGTCCTTGGAGAGGCATCGGTAAATTATCAGGGCTTGTAGTAGAGAAGGGAGACAAGGCCTTGGATATCGGATGTGGTAACGGTAAGACGGTGGCAGCCTTATTGCAGGAAGGTGCGTTTGTCACGGGATTGGATTTTTCAGAGAATGCTGTTGAATATTGTAAAAAAATGTTTTTAGAAAATGCGGATTTTGTTGTTTCAGATTGTTCTTATCTTCCATTCGATGACGATACTTTCGATATAGTGACATTGGTACATGTGTTAGAGCATCTGGATGATGAACAGCTATCCAGTACTGTATCTGAGGCTTGCAGGGTTCTCGTCAGTGGGGGCAAGATATTGGTTAGATCATTTGCGGTCGGGGATATGAGGGCCGAAGGATCGAATTCGAATATTCGTGGGAATGGCATCGTGTACAGATATTTCACATTGAAAGAGATAGAGAACATATTCAACGGCATGAACGTCATAAAAGCCGATACTATCAATGAGAGAATGAGGTTCGGTGGAACGAGGGTCAGAGTAGAATGCATTTTTGAAAAAGCGGACGATTCCCAAGATTTCTGCAAAGAATCTTAA
- a CDS encoding phenylacetate--CoA ligase produces the protein MPREELEKMQYTELKKLVNNLYSFNQFYHDRMKKEGVHPDDIKCLADIRKLPYMYKQDLRDNYPTKMFTVPNNEIVRYHVSSGTSGKPTLVGYTRNDLDYWSEALARSFTSIGIGPEDTMQVSYGYGLFTGGLGAHYGAEKVGATVLPTGTGNTERQIELMQDLGVTVIACTPSYLVHIIDAAKKMGIDFKRDTNLRKAVLGAEPWSESMRKHIEDSSGIRAYDIYGTSEMAGPMFTECEERNGIHIPADIMYVEIIDPDTGEPCNDGDKGEMVVTMLKKEAMPLIRYRIKDVCSISHEPCECGRTSPRISRISGRSDDMLIIRGINVFPSQIEYTLLQIPQVGAQYMIYITRVDALDNMILQVEIKPEAFSDKIEDMIKLRSHIESELKKYLNIAVAVELKAPGELPRFEGKAKRVIDKRVF, from the coding sequence ATGCCGAGAGAAGAACTCGAAAAGATGCAATACACAGAACTGAAGAAGCTTGTAAACAACTTATACAGCTTTAATCAGTTCTACCACGACAGGATGAAGAAAGAAGGTGTTCATCCAGACGACATAAAGTGTTTGGCTGACATAAGAAAACTTCCTTATATGTACAAACAGGACCTAAGAGACAACTATCCCACTAAGATGTTCACCGTCCCCAACAACGAGATCGTAAGATACCATGTCTCGTCGGGTACCAGCGGAAAACCCACACTCGTCGGATACACAAGAAATGATCTTGACTATTGGAGCGAAGCTTTAGCGAGATCGTTCACATCAATAGGTATAGGCCCCGAAGATACAATGCAGGTCTCATACGGATACGGACTTTTTACCGGAGGGCTTGGTGCACACTACGGAGCAGAAAAAGTAGGTGCGACCGTCCTACCCACTGGAACGGGAAATACCGAAAGACAGATAGAACTGATGCAGGACCTTGGTGTTACGGTAATTGCCTGTACGCCTTCATATCTCGTACACATAATTGATGCAGCAAAGAAAATGGGAATCGATTTCAAGAGGGACACCAACCTGAGAAAGGCCGTACTTGGAGCAGAACCATGGTCAGAAAGCATGAGAAAACACATAGAGGATTCTTCAGGCATAAGAGCCTATGATATCTACGGCACCTCTGAAATGGCAGGACCAATGTTCACAGAATGTGAGGAAAGGAACGGCATCCATATCCCCGCCGACATCATGTACGTAGAGATCATCGACCCAGATACGGGCGAGCCGTGCAATGACGGTGACAAAGGAGAAATGGTCGTGACCATGCTCAAAAAAGAGGCCATGCCTCTCATAAGATACCGGATCAAAGACGTATGCAGCATATCTCACGAACCTTGCGAATGCGGAAGAACCTCACCGAGGATCTCAAGGATATCTGGAAGATCCGATGATATGCTGATAATACGTGGAATAAACGTATTTCCATCTCAGATCGAATACACTTTGCTTCAGATACCACAGGTTGGAGCTCAGTACATGATATACATTACAAGAGTGGATGCACTGGATAATATGATCCTACAGGTAGAAATAAAACCAGAAGCTTTCAGTGACAAGATCGAGGATATGATAAAACTAAGGTCTCATATCGAATCCGAACTTAAAAAATACCTAAACATCGCTGTTGCAGTAGAGCTTAAGGCTCCCGGAGAACTTCCAAGGTTCGAAGGAAAGGCCAAAAGGGTAATTGATAAGAGGGTGTTTTAA
- a CDS encoding amino acid-binding protein — MADDKIITQLSIFVNNEPGRLAAVASILKECGVNMKACNLAESTEFGILRAIVDNPDEAYEKIRSKGIIVKKTDIIGIAIGNVPGSLFEAADVLGKANINIEYGYAYASKDREGLFIRVDDPKKAISVLTAAGIKIIKGSEI, encoded by the coding sequence ATGGCAGACGACAAAATAATCACACAGCTTTCGATATTCGTCAATAACGAACCCGGCCGTCTTGCCGCGGTAGCCAGTATCCTAAAGGAATGCGGCGTCAACATGAAGGCCTGCAACCTTGCAGAATCGACAGAATTCGGGATCCTCAGGGCCATAGTCGATAACCCGGACGAAGCTTACGAAAAAATAAGGTCCAAAGGGATAATAGTAAAAAAGACCGACATCATCGGAATAGCGATCGGCAATGTTCCAGGATCCCTTTTTGAAGCAGCTGATGTTCTCGGAAAGGCAAATATAAACATAGAATATGGCTATGCGTATGCCTCCAAGGACCGCGAAGGTCTCTTCATAAGGGTTGATGACCCCAAGAAGGCCATCTCAGTGCTTACGGCCGCAGGAATTAAAATCATAAAAGGATCGGAGATTTAA